From the genome of Acropora palmata chromosome 4, jaAcrPala1.3, whole genome shotgun sequence, one region includes:
- the LOC141879997 gene encoding uncharacterized protein LOC141879997 isoform X1 has translation MRRLVQGLTIRSWFDLFLEKSLFFRKHKLKLQHANTIRTMLSLKQIYLYLNNTLEFKFWITNGLDGEYSSTNRGGSAWGHRSGEERNSIFPIWVTVLVTLILAVLYRYRRMMFPRLVAMALEDDYGPTFEGQSSSSDTIIPIREETSIMEESSGNYQGISICQCHLMVTGQASKPLVNLVNDHSDVVENIFQHLDTFIEGAGDYEVIAKYFGFSIYTIRSRFEKSFGGPSRAMIEAIVARHPEITVESFAKLVEKKARRRDVAILLRDYDLDSLKESEDLSYIQ, from the exons ATGCGTCGACTTGTACAGGGCCTTACAATCAGGTCTTGGTTCGATTTGTTTTTGGagaagtcattgttttttcGTAAACACAA GTTGAAGCTGCAACATGCAAACACAATAAGAACAATGTTGAGTCTGAAGCAG ATTTACCTTTACCTAAATAATACTCTGGAGTTCAAATTCTGGATCACTAATG GACTGGACGGAGAGTATAGTTCTACAAACAGAGGAGGAAGTGCATGGGGACATCGAAGTGGtgaagaaagaaattcaatttttccaatttgGGTGACAGTTCTTGTGACTCTCATTTTAGCAGTGCTGTATAGGTATCGGCGTATGATGTTTCCCAGGCTGGTTGCTATGGCATTGGAAG ATGATTATGGACCTACATTTGAGGGGCAAAGCAGTTCTAGTGATACCATCATCCCAATACGTGAGGAAACTTCAATCATGGAG GAATCATCTGGGAATTACCAGGGGATCAGTATATGTCAATGCCATCTGATGGTAACTGGACAAG CCTCCAAGCCCTTGGTAAATCTTGTTAATGACCACTCCGATGTTGTGGAGAATATCTTTCAACATTTGGATACATTCATTGAAGGAGCTGGTGATTATGAAGTCATAGCTAAATATTTTGGCTTTAGCATCTACACAATAAGATCCAGGTTTGAAAAGTCTTTCGGCGGTCCCTCCAGAGCAATGATTGAGGCGATAGTTGCTCGTCATCCTGAGATCACAGTGGAGAGCTTTGCAAAACTGGTGGAAAAGAAAGCACGCCGAAGGGATGTTGCTATTTTGCTGAGGGATTATGATCTTGATTCGCTGAAAGAATCTGAAGATTTGTCCTACATCCAGTAA
- the LOC141879997 gene encoding uncharacterized protein LOC141879997 isoform X2, translating to MAFPLGFALLGLFFRLIFEVEAATCKHNKNNVESEAGLDGEYSSTNRGGSAWGHRSGEERNSIFPIWVTVLVTLILAVLYRYRRMMFPRLVAMALEDDYGPTFEGQSSSSDTIIPIREETSIMEESSGNYQGISICQCHLMVTGQASKPLVNLVNDHSDVVENIFQHLDTFIEGAGDYEVIAKYFGFSIYTIRSRFEKSFGGPSRAMIEAIVARHPEITVESFAKLVEKKARRRDVAILLRDYDLDSLKESEDLSYIQ from the exons ATGGCCTTCCCCCTTGGATTTGCGCTATTGGGGTTGTTTTTCCGTCTCATCTTCGAA GTTGAAGCTGCAACATGCAAACACAATAAGAACAATGTTGAGTCTGAAGCAG GACTGGACGGAGAGTATAGTTCTACAAACAGAGGAGGAAGTGCATGGGGACATCGAAGTGGtgaagaaagaaattcaatttttccaatttgGGTGACAGTTCTTGTGACTCTCATTTTAGCAGTGCTGTATAGGTATCGGCGTATGATGTTTCCCAGGCTGGTTGCTATGGCATTGGAAG ATGATTATGGACCTACATTTGAGGGGCAAAGCAGTTCTAGTGATACCATCATCCCAATACGTGAGGAAACTTCAATCATGGAG GAATCATCTGGGAATTACCAGGGGATCAGTATATGTCAATGCCATCTGATGGTAACTGGACAAG CCTCCAAGCCCTTGGTAAATCTTGTTAATGACCACTCCGATGTTGTGGAGAATATCTTTCAACATTTGGATACATTCATTGAAGGAGCTGGTGATTATGAAGTCATAGCTAAATATTTTGGCTTTAGCATCTACACAATAAGATCCAGGTTTGAAAAGTCTTTCGGCGGTCCCTCCAGAGCAATGATTGAGGCGATAGTTGCTCGTCATCCTGAGATCACAGTGGAGAGCTTTGCAAAACTGGTGGAAAAGAAAGCACGCCGAAGGGATGTTGCTATTTTGCTGAGGGATTATGATCTTGATTCGCTGAAAGAATCTGAAGATTTGTCCTACATCCAGTAA
- the LOC141879997 gene encoding uncharacterized protein LOC141879997 isoform X3, whose protein sequence is MLSLKQIYLYLNNTLEFKFWITNGLDGEYSSTNRGGSAWGHRSGEERNSIFPIWVTVLVTLILAVLYRYRRMMFPRLVAMALEDDYGPTFEGQSSSSDTIIPIREETSIMEESSGNYQGISICQCHLMVTGQASKPLVNLVNDHSDVVENIFQHLDTFIEGAGDYEVIAKYFGFSIYTIRSRFEKSFGGPSRAMIEAIVARHPEITVESFAKLVEKKARRRDVAILLRDYDLDSLKESEDLSYIQ, encoded by the exons ATGTTGAGTCTGAAGCAG ATTTACCTTTACCTAAATAATACTCTGGAGTTCAAATTCTGGATCACTAATG GACTGGACGGAGAGTATAGTTCTACAAACAGAGGAGGAAGTGCATGGGGACATCGAAGTGGtgaagaaagaaattcaatttttccaatttgGGTGACAGTTCTTGTGACTCTCATTTTAGCAGTGCTGTATAGGTATCGGCGTATGATGTTTCCCAGGCTGGTTGCTATGGCATTGGAAG ATGATTATGGACCTACATTTGAGGGGCAAAGCAGTTCTAGTGATACCATCATCCCAATACGTGAGGAAACTTCAATCATGGAG GAATCATCTGGGAATTACCAGGGGATCAGTATATGTCAATGCCATCTGATGGTAACTGGACAAG CCTCCAAGCCCTTGGTAAATCTTGTTAATGACCACTCCGATGTTGTGGAGAATATCTTTCAACATTTGGATACATTCATTGAAGGAGCTGGTGATTATGAAGTCATAGCTAAATATTTTGGCTTTAGCATCTACACAATAAGATCCAGGTTTGAAAAGTCTTTCGGCGGTCCCTCCAGAGCAATGATTGAGGCGATAGTTGCTCGTCATCCTGAGATCACAGTGGAGAGCTTTGCAAAACTGGTGGAAAAGAAAGCACGCCGAAGGGATGTTGCTATTTTGCTGAGGGATTATGATCTTGATTCGCTGAAAGAATCTGAAGATTTGTCCTACATCCAGTAA